CTGCTTGATCTCAGCAATATATATAGTTCTCATTTCACAAATGCAGTAAGGAAGACAGAAGTCTGATGACCAGTGTTGCAATCTATCAGTAGATCTATGTCCTAGCTTCAGTCCTTCACATCACAGTGCTGCTCACATCTGTGTGGCTGCAGACATCTATTCTTCCTTTAATATATACACAAGCTGAAAGAGTCCATGAGGTAGATGATCAACTAGAAAACTGACTATAGCTTTCCTAGAGTTTTAAACCAATAGAAATCATTGTAGTGTTGGTCTCTACATTTTACTTAGCATTACCATAACAAAGAGTCTTAATAACTAATTACTAGTTAACTAAGAGTATTAATAACTAATATTTAGTCTTTAATGTTTAGTCTTTAGTCATCAAGACACAAAACCCAGAGAGCCTCCTCTGATATGTTGTTCTGATATCTAATTACTGTCACACATTTTGTGTCCAGTCTTTATGGAGACTTGTTCTGCTTTTGAATGCCAGTTACTAACTGACTGCTTTCAGCGTCAGATGGTCCTCAGTATCTTTACAAGGATGAGCATATAAAAAGTAACTCAGTCCACCGAGCCAAGTCTAGCACTCCCATGTGGACTTTTTTCCTTAGATCAAATCTAGATTGTTGTCATGACACATTCAAAGATGTTactttgtaaaatgtaaaatgtggACAGATTTCAGAAGGACTTGGAATGCCTTATGTCTGCAACACGTGCTAGTACTTTGCTTATGTGCATTCTACCGGAATATGCCAGATCCAGTTGTTGCTCTGCCAGTGTAGGCCCACAAGTATTGCTCCTGATGTAGTACTTAGTAAGACTGGAAATCCCACCCCCTATCAGAAATCCTATAATAGGATCAGTGATGACCATGAAATCAGAGATAAGTGGTCAAAAACTTCCACAAGTTCACTCAATATTAACTACAGTAGAAGGTGAATTATTTGAGCAATGTTTGAAAAGTGAGAGCAGCCATCTGGGGTGTGACCTTTCCCTGGCATGTCTTTCAAAGCTGAGGCACATATTCTGATCTCTTACTGCTTCCCAAAAACCCTCCATCATCACCAATGGTCCTCACTAGACACTCCTACCTGTCCTGACCTCTGAACTGGAACTGAAACTACCTGGAAATAAACATGTGGAATCACATAGTGAGATTCTGCGGGCTGCTCAGGAAATACGAAGTGACAACTCAGACAGTATTCCCAATTGCTTCACAGTTTAAGAGACCCATGATTTCTAGACACAGGAGACTGCCAAGTTAGAGACAAAGTTAATACATATTCATATGCAAGATCAAAACACTACTTACGAGGCACTGCACCGAACACACTCATAGATAAATTTGTAATTAATCTCATAGGTGTGGCATCGTGTTACTACTGGCAGTTCCGGATGAATCACAGCTGCTTTATTGGCATAAAATCTCCAAAATCGTCCATGCCCATCGCGAACACCGTTGATCAGCCAGGTGGCTGCATGGCAAGCCTCATGAACTAGTGTGTCTCGAAGACGATCTTGGCGTAAGGCAAACAAAAGACATTAAGATCTGTACTTCCCCATACACTTTCATCCTTGGTGATTGGCTTCAGACCTTCGACACTCATTCTTTATTAAGATGCAAGAGTTATTTTGGAGGTTGGAATTACCAATGTTTTGATAagataaaatcatagaatcacatcatagaatggtttgggttggaaggaaccttaaagatcacctagttccaacccccccgccacgggcagggacaccttccaccagaccaggttgctcaaagccccgtccaacctggccttgaacactgccagggagggggcagccacagcttctctgggcaacctgtgccagtgtctcaccaccctcacagggaagaatttcttccttatatctaatctgaatctaattctctttcagtttaaaaccattacccctcatcctatatactccctgatcaagagtccctccccagctttcctgtagccccctttgagtactggaaggctgctataaagagctcagcacctccctcttcaCTTCATCTCCTCAGgaagttgtagagagcaatgaggtcacccctcagcctccttttctccaaactagacaagcctaAAGTCCTTAgactcctcataggacattccctCCAGccttttcaccagctttgttgtcctcctcCGGACACATTCGAGTACCTTCACACcattcttaaattgtggggcccagaactgcacataggactcaaggtgaggctgcaccaacaccAAATACAGCGGGATGACCACCTCTTCTGACTGGCTGTcatgctgtgttggatgcaccccaggatgcggtttgctctcttggctgccagggcacactctGGCTCATATTGAGCttgctgctgaccagcacccccagacccctttctgcagggctgctctccagccactcctctcccaatttatacttgtgcctggccttactccatcccaggtgcagaatcagGCATtaggacttgttaaatttcatcccattaatcattgtccaatgctccaatctatctagatccctctgcaaggcatcttgtccctcaagagtcaacagcacctccccatttggtatcatcagcaagcatgctaatggtgcattcagcTCCTACATCCAAATCATTGATAAATAACATTGAACAGAGCTGACCCTAGAACTGAACCCTGGTTCACTGGTGAccggtcaccagccagatgtagccccattcactacaaccctttgaactctgcccttcagcagccagttcttcacccagcacacggTGAACCTGCTTGTCCCACAGTTGGACaatttgtccagaaggatgctgtgagggacagtatcaaaaccCTTACTAAAATCCAAAAAAGcctacatccactgccttcccttcatccacaaGGTAGGTGACGTTATCGTAGAAAGATATCAAATTAGCTAaactttgtgaacccatgttgactgtgcccgatgattgcattattctttaaatgcctttcagtagTACCCAGTGTGATCTTCTCCATATTTTTTCCAAGAACAGAGGGTAGACTAGCAGGTCTGTcgtttcctgggtcttccctcatgctTTTCTTGTAAACTGGAATAacactggctagcttccagtcagcaggaacttccccagactcccaagacctttggtggatgattgagaggggtcctgccaaAACATCCACTAGCTCCTTCCGACCTCTgaggtgaatcccatcaggccccatggacttgtgaacattcagctgatacccCTGGTCCCtgacaatttcagtgtccacaaatggaaagtcactgttcccacactcgTGGTCCTCTGACTCAGaggactgggcagcccaaggtctgtcagttttattaaagactgaggcaaaaaaaagcactgcatgcctctgctttttcttcatccctattagtcagatgaccatcttcaacaagcatcagtccaatgttttctttagacctcctcttgctattaataTACTTAAATGAAAGGCTTTTTAGACAGAACACCAGCCAGTTTCAATtctaattgagctttggcctCTCACATCTTCTCCCTGCATATatgaaccacagctctgtaatccTCCTGAAACCTGACCTTGGTTCCAGAGATCataaaatttcttcttcctctttagcTCCACgaggagttccctgttcagccaagctggtcttctgccccgCTTGACTTACGACACAACGggattgcctgctcctgtgcttctaaaaggtgcttcttaaaaactgaccagcACTCGGGGACTCCAAAggcctcaaaagcagattcccagggcaTTCTGTTGTATCTCTCAAGTCTAATCTATTAAGTTTACCTCAAAATATTCTATTAATTACAGAACTGGTTCTCCTACAGTAATGGCAACATTCATTTCCCCAAATTCAGAGGGGATGAGGGAGAAATAAGTTACAGTACCCACCACATAACAGAACTTAATTTGGCACCGACCTGTCTTTATTCCAGCTTTAAATACTACCAACAAGGTGGCTAGCTATGATGGAAGAAGGCAGACTTTAGATTGCCATTATAGTACACATAGAATTAGAGCAACCTATAGGTCTTCAAATCaataatataaacaaaatacTGCAGTTAACATGAATACATCTCTATTGTCACATTTTGTAAATTTGCTCACCCTCTTAGTACTACCATTAATGGATTTATTTATTCAAGGTAATACGAAATTTCAAAGCAGGGCCCAGTTCCAGATCCCTTAGGCCTCAGATTCATGTTTTTGTATCTCTAGAACTCACTTTCTCAAAGAATCAGCATAGCTTTTCTTTTACTTACCTGCAGAGTCACAGACTTTCTCAGAAAGTTCTATGCGAGCATAACGCTTTGCTTCAGGACCTTCTGTCTGCCCAGTTACACAATATcctgctgtttttctcattttcttattccagATTATTACCATTTTTTCCggtaactgaaaaacaaaacagtacatTTTATCTGCCTTCTCCTACTTCTCATCTTCTTCTGGCCCTCTGGCTTCCCCTTATATTTACTGCAAAGCCAGTACAGGATATCTCTGCTAGTGCCCTTAACACTGTTGTCACTTAAGATGCAAGCCCGCTCTCCATGGCTTCTTATTCCCATCATCAGTTTTTCTGTAACCAACACGGGGAGTGTCACAATGCAGGATGAGACAAAAAGTCCCTTAGTTCCTCTGTTCTGCCTTCAGCAGTGGCTAACACATGCTGCTCAAGAGGAAATACAAGGACAGGTCAGGCATAAACCAGAATTTCCTCTTCAAAAAAGTACTCTTCCCAAGTGCTAGCCATTTGCAAGACAAGACCTCACTGAGCCACAGGTGGTTCCTTTGCATTAAATAGCCCTTAAAagttgttttttggtgttttggggagaGTGTGTGTGTACGTTTAAGAATACATACGCATTGTTAGCATCCACAATAGTCTATGATCAGAAGTTCTACAGCTTAATAATTTACAGGTCAGGTACCATCTGCTTTGGTTGTTCTGTACCTGCAACTTTCCATTTCAATTTGAGGCACCTCCACACTGCAAGAGGGTGAATAAATCACCCCTTGCTTATCCTCTGTGCTGCTCATGATTTTGTAAGCCCTCATAATATGTATCATGGTTAGCTCTGTTCTTTTACTAACAAGTTTTCTGTCATCTAAATTAGTTAATGAGCTTAAGTAAATGGTCCAACAGTAGTGTCATCACAGGCCGAAGCACTGGGGAACAAGATATTTTGCTTTCAGCAATAGTGAGCCTGTTCAGCTCAGAAACATTCCCAGGCTGCTGAGAGTTGATGATCATGCAGGTACTAGAAAATACATGAAGATAAGTATCAGTCACCTCTTCAAATATGCAACTGATCCAAGGCCCCTCACGTAGCAGTTTCTCTCATCAGGGACTCTTGGACACCACCCAGACTGCTCCCCTATGGGTGCTACACCATTACAGCCAGGAAGGCAAGCCAAGGGGAAAACCACTGCACCACAGTGGTGATAAACCCCTTGCAAAGAAATTGCTTGAACTAATTCAAACATAAGCCAGTGCTATAAAGCTTGATTTCTACTAACTGAAGAAGATAAAGAGCAATCACATCAAAAAGTGAGGAGAAACATATTAACCAGCATTTTGGAATTTTAGTTTTCGTTTTGAAGCCAACCTTTTGCTCAAAGATGGTACTATTATACAGACAATAGAGCTTCTGTGCCAgctcctctttatttttcttgaaatacttcACATAGTGGGAAGCTGGATTTGAGAGATCTTGCAAGAAACAGCCAGGCACTGAGCACACCCTGAGCCTGCAAAAAAAGCCATAAAGCAGTTTACTGAAGCACAGAGATACCACACTGAAAAATAATGGCCACTTTCTAGCCGGTAAAGATCTCTAGGATGCTGCATAAACCTCTCCTGACTCTTTTCACTAGCTTGCCCTCCCAAGGCCAGTGGGGTGCACATGCTTATACCGCCTTCTTCCTCCTTCAGGGGCATAAAGGGGCAGAGCTGTTGCAATAGTTCTGCAGTTATTTCATTAATTCACAAAACTACATTATAAGGATTCCTAAGTACGAAAAGAGGGTGTCTCAGATCTTTGTGACACAGTGAGCCACAACTATACCAAAACTTGATCAATATATGAACAGCCCTAACATGATCACCCACAATAAAgatatattttcagaaacataGCCAAAGATGTTCTGGGAATCCTCAGGAATTCATGCAGGGGAAGCAGATACTCCACTAGGATTACTAACTCCAATACTGCAGCATTCTGACAAAGCATCAGCTTTGAAGACATCATTTAAAGGTTTTGTATTGATATACACAATTATAAAATGACTAAAGGAAACATCACACAGTTAAAAGGCAGAATAAAGGCAGCTATTAGAAATGAAAAAGACATTCTCCTGAAAAGCTTAAGCTGCATCCACatatagaaaaagaaacatgaattcTTGCAAGTTGTAAGGATAGAGGTCAAAAATATCAAGACCAGCCTGTTAAAAGGCATGGATTACTAATAGAATCAATTTTGATATATTTTCAGAGGCAGACAGCTAGACAGACAGAACCTGCAGGGCCAGCACACGTTAGAAGTACGCTGTGCCAAGACAAGGAATAGCAAGAGAGCTAACATTTACAAAGATTTGACATTTGTCAGATTTGTCATCAATTCCTCTAAATGGAGATTAGCTTCTATTCTCCCTGTCATACCCAGGACTGAAAGCTTTGATTTCCAGCTACTTAACCATTAACAACTCCTGAGTCGGCAGCAGAAGTTTCTAGGTACCAGCAAAAAAATCAGAATGCCATCACAGGCAAAATGCTGAGCATCTCTTTGTCCATCTGTAACGGTCCTAGAGCATGGTAAAGACAGAGAAACACTtaccttttctctgtctttgccGATTGCGAGCAACCGACCAATTCATTCCTAGGAATTCTTACAGAAGCCATTATCCTGGAAGGTGTTTCTTGAAGGGAAATGGAGTTTGGCCTTGGTGTCTTGACTCCCTCCCCTTTTACGGGCTGGGCATCCTCACAGCGTGGCTTGATGTTTTCTAGTTCAACACAAAGTCACAGGATTACACACTCCCAACGAATGGGGAGCACAGATGTCAGCAACCAGGTAACAGACAACAGTGAAAAAACATTCCACCTCAGCACACACACTCTTACTGGGCATACTTGAATGTGAAGGCATTTACAACTGATGGAAAGGTAATTTGCTGTTACATACTACAAAAATTACTATTCAATGAAGGCATGGCAGACTCCAAACTTTCAAACATTCAGCTACGAAGAAGTGAAAAGCATTTGTGACCTCACTCAGGCATTTCTGTGACATTTCACCAATTCAAAGTGCATCACCAGCACACTGGGAGCAGTAATGCAGAGAGACCACCGGAACAGAAAAATCGTTCTAACCTGTCGTGTACCATAAGTCACATCATTTGTTTCACATGCAAGTTCTGATCAGACAGCTGCCTATTTCCCCAGTCCACATCTGGACAGATTGCTAAAATCACTGATCTTCACACCAGAAATCAAGGACTGCTTCAAGGTTTGCAGTTTCAGTACACGCTCTCTCTGCTGGCTTTTCTGTAACTGTTTACCTATTTGGGCCACTTGCACAGAAGCCAATGCAGCTGCCAGCTCTTCTAGAATATGTTTTATActccaataaaaacaaaaatttgcttTCCTAGGGCATATTTCTATGCTGTCAGTCATCCTCTTCCATAGGTCTCCTTGCCCTGAACTAGCCCTTAGTGAAGAAAGCACTCTGTCTTTACTTTTCTACAAAAATATGTGTTTTTACCTCCTCTTACTCAGCAATAGCCCTTTTCCCCCCTTTGCAATTTTTCAGCTGGACCTCACTTCAATTAGTCATAGGAGAGAAGGAGCTGCTATTTAGGAAATTCTCattataaactgtattttaaataaagtaaattttaaatcCAAATACTAAATTAACAGCATCTAAACTGCTCAAAATCTAAGTCTTACCAAATGACAGCTTCACATTAATTGCTTATCATACCGGGAAAAAATTAACATCATTCAAAACCACCAGTTAGATTTGTTTTCAGAACATTTGTTAAAACTAAAAATGCCTACGGTTGTAGGAATTATAAAAACAAGCAATAGTGAAAAAACTTAAATCTTGATACAACAAGACTAGTAGAATCACTTTTCTGAAGGGTCAGAGGAGTAATTTCTGATTGTATCATATTTAATTGCAAGATGCTGGGTTGCACTTCTAAAGCATATACTACCCAAGTGAGAATTCAGCAGTTAGCACTACCACTGCTGCCAACAGGGAGCTTCCAAGTTAGCCAAGAACAACTGCTTACCTATTGTGCTTGGCTGGTAGACAGTTTTACTTGTGCTTAAGATTGGTTTTCGGGGTGTACTTCGTATCCTTATCCGTTCTATTAACGATTCAAATTCCTCATCTGAGCTATCTGATTCTACCTCTGTACTTTGTCGTAGTGCCACAGTTGgcactttattttctgtactcttttcacagcttctttctttccttctaagcAAGTCTGGACTGCCTCTGGAAATTGACTCTTTCAGATTTTGTGTAGGTGGGAGTTTTACACGCCACCGATTCTCTTTCAAGTCATTCACTTCCCCTTTTTGGGAGTCATGCCATGAACTTTCTACAAAGACAGAATCTTCAATGTCACTTGAAGACTCTGGATACTGCAATTCTTGGCAgcaagtgtttttctttccagaagccaTCAACTTCTTTGGGGTCCGAAGATCCTTCTGTCCTGCAATTCAAAAGAAACAGCTTATAATTTCATTTAGGAGACCTGCCTTTGTcttaacacaaaaaaatcccttggAAGATAGGAAAGCATAACGAATACAAAGATCTTTTCTTTATTACATGCTGCTCATTTACCATCATACTAAATGGAAAGTCACTGAAAGATGTATCAAAAAAAGGTAGTTTGAATCCCATGTGTGTGTACATCAGTCATCAGGCCTAACAATCCTGAACAGGAGCTAGTGCTGGCATAATCTTCATTCCCAGTAACAAAAGCTACATGCATGTAAGAGTAAGGCTGAACATTTCATATTAAAGTTTTATAAAACCACCAAGTGAAGGGTGACTTAACAAATGCTCAGCCTTAGCTGACCAGACCACAGCCTACAGCAAAAGACACACTTGCCAACAAGGCTTCCGACATATCAGATTTGACATCTCAAGATCAGGGGATCAtgtcagaactatttttttttttaaatgatgcttCTGATCCACTTTGCTTCCCTCATTTCCCCTCCAGAAACCATTCCATTAGCTTTTTAGTCTGCAGCTGGCATACATGTTTCAGGGGTTTCATTCAACACCAGCTGCAAGAGATCCCACCCTTTGTGATCAGGGGTCAGAGCTTCTCCAGGTTCATGAGATCACCGTTATCATCCCTTATCTACTAGAATTCTATCACATGATCTCTGGCCATGGGGCTGTGTAAAGAATTACAGAGTTCTGTTCACTCCTTCTAGGAAAGTCCGGTTTGGTTTTGTCAATGAGTATGTTAGTAAACCAAAGCACTTTCCATCCCTTGGGGGAAAAGAGGGATCCTCTGCTCAGAGAAGCACTGAAACCCCTCAAGTCACGGTTTGCCAGAGCACCTTGTAGCCAGTGTTAACAGGATTACGCACAGGACCTTGGCTAAAGAAGCTCCAAATTAAAGTACCTTATCTGTGGCTCTGCAACACCGATAGGCAAGACTGGCCTGACTGCCAACACCTATATCAAATTAAAGGTATCTAGTTTAACAAGTTACCTTCTTTCTTTACTTGGTGTCTTTTGGCCACAGAAAGAGCTGGTTCAGCTGCAGGAACGCTGTTTTGCATATCCTAAGTC
The window above is part of the Strix aluco isolate bStrAlu1 chromosome 10, bStrAlu1.hap1, whole genome shotgun sequence genome. Proteins encoded here:
- the GCNA gene encoding germ cell nuclear acidic protein translates to MERAALAEARDSAPPPQSRPRGPRGGEGRGERPAAAPSPDGQCRGRAGSGAGACPGGGRSDPRDGGSSCGLASGGRSPGRGAGQGGSHALYFSSSSDDEFEMFLARMKTPKSVPKRVDSSLKDFIDDSDDFFLDFKASTTRNGQKDLRTPKKLMASGKKNTCCQELQYPESSSDIEDSVFVESSWHDSQKGEVNDLKENRWRVKLPPTQNLKESISRGSPDLLRRKERSCEKSTENKVPTVALRQSTEVESDSSDEEFESLIERIRIRSTPRKPILSTSKTVYQPSTIENIKPRCEDAQPVKGEGVKTPRPNSISLQETPSRIMASVRIPRNELVGCSQSAKTEKRLRVCSVPGCFLQDLSNPASHYVKYFKKNKEELAQKLYCLYNSTIFEQKLPEKMVIIWNKKMRKTAGYCVTGQTEGPEAKRYARIELSEKVCDSADRLRDTLVHEACHAATWLINGVRDGHGRFWRFYANKAAVIHPELPVVTRCHTYEINYKFIYECVRCSASIGRHSKSLDTERFVCAFCGGQLVLSQRACKDGTPARTQLMPFAKYVKENYGLTKREQHGLSHAEVMRKLSADFALKTRLQDAL